The genomic region AGTAGTGCTAGAAAAATCAGATATAAATGGAAACTTCTGCCCACATTAAGAAGGAGATAATGCACGCATATATTAACAGGCAAAAAataacaatctgaaaataaaattcatttttgTTCCTCTTGTTGCTACTAAATAAGCATCCCGGCTACAATCTGTAGCACCTTTTATGCACAGAAAAGCTTCTACATTCAGTGGCacttaaaagaaaagaacttaCAGCCACTGTTCTGCCTACAACTGGGCCTAGCTAATGTTTTTCAGCTTAGTCTCTGCCAGCCACCAGGAATGCTCCAGGATGGGACAGTGTCAagcttattttaataaaagtaaaatgtattggcACTCTCACCACCAATGTAGATTCTATGGCattggcagtgaaagggttaaagttgCAGGGTATTTAAAGAGAGAGTGTATGGCAGCTGTCCCTCACTTATGCAGATAGGGAGTTTGATTAACAACTCACACTACCACTTTAAGACTAACTTTTCAGTAAGAGCAAGAACAAGTGTTTGCAGTACTGCCGTTAATAATTACTTTTCTCTGTTTAAACCCACCTGCTTATATCTCTGCATTCTGGATATCTCAGATCACTGTAGAACACGCCCTCGAAGTGAAAAAATGCTGATTTGAACAGATCCTTGGGAGAAAAAGTTGGGTATTAGGACACATGTACAGTAGATACGTATTAccgaataagattgtaggccccccataaaaataaatcaagacAATtacatctagggatgcaccgaatccaggattcggttcgggattcggccaggattcggccttcttcagatggattcggattcagccgaatccttctgcctggccgaaccgaatccgaatcctaatttgcatacgcaaattaggggcggggagggaaattgtgtgactttctgtcacaaaaggtagtaaaaaaatgttttccccttccgactgctaatttgcatatgcaaattagggttcggattcgggggttcggccgaatccaaaatagtggattcggtgcatccctaattacatcAAAGATGAAAAAGTGTGGTACAGGTAAAGGGTATGTCCTATATCTGAACAAAAGGAAatgattgtatttaaagggacagtcataggaaaacatgttttttttacaaaatgcctcagttaatagtgctgttccagcagacttctgcaccgaaaaccatttttcaaaagaccaaacgaattttgttatatttaattttgaaatctgaccttagggctatacatattgtcagtttcccagctgcccccagacatgtgacttgtgctctgataaacttcagtcactctttactgctgtactgcaagttgaagtgatataattctccctcccccagcagcccatcagcagatcaatgggaagataaccagataacagctccctggtagatataagaacagcactcagtagtaaaaatttatgtcccactgcgactccatcatttacattgagtaggagaaccaaaagcttatctgaaagcagttccattgtgcagcactggctctttctgaaagcacatgaccagacaaaatgatcagagatggctgcctacacaccaatattacaactaaaacaaatacacttgctggttcaggaattacattttatatgatagagtgaattatttgcagggttaacagtgtaatttagcaataaaaactacaccattaaaatcatgacagaatccctttaaggtacacaAAATTCAACCATTCCCTGGGTTTCTTAGAAAGACTGGCCACATGGTGGCATCACAGTGCAATTTAGTAAATGATAAAGCAGCACATATTTGTTGCATGCTGCTTTGCATCTGTATTGTATCCATATTGAGAAGTCCATTTACATTGATGTTGCTACAAAGCCTCGCACATAATGAGAGTTATTTATCTACACACTGTGTACATCTGCACTTAACCCACAGTAACCAGTCAGTTAACAGGCACAccatcagtgtgtgtatatacaggtacaggatcaattatacagaatgctcgggcctgagGTTTTTCAGACAAGGCATCACATTGTATTACAATATGTgctctactgaaaaaaaaaatctgtaaaaaatgaaataaacccaataggattgttttgccttcaataaagatgaattatatatttGCTGGGATGGAGACTGTACAATGAAAAcaagtaataaatataattgaCATGATTAGGTGCATTCCACAAACAAGTCCATATTTGcttttctatagaagtcaacaagaaaaaaaaatacagtcatcaaaagaaaaaatttttgtGCCTGAAACCAGCACGGAGTATGGAACTGTAAAATATATGATTTCCTTAGCGCTTTCAAAGTTGAATCCACTTTTGCTGACCCGTTGTAATATTTACTTGAACTATACGTGTTGCACCAACGTGGCTATGTATAGTGTATGGTCCCAAATCTGCTTGTCCAATTAAAAACTTTCATTTGCCTTCTGGCAATGACTGCAATTTGTAACCCTCTTTGAATGGTGTCCTATTGTTTTCGGAGCAGGGCCGttattagaaatcatggggccccatacaacaaaattttcgcccccaagccccacccaagaTCCCCCCCATTCCACACCACAGtcaaaagaccacacagacataagGGCTacaaaggtaaccccccacacatacaagttttaaaaagctattggggaccagggcccccttataagttaaaaaaaaaaaagcattggtgccagggccccccccccccttacaagtaaaaaaaaattggggccccaaaggatattttttaaaaaaaacattggtggcaggggcctatagagtattgaaataatacattggtgcccacgggattaaaaaaaaaatagaaaaagcacaCAATGGTGTTCAGatgaattgaacttgtggcttcagtacttcaatttcggctatttttgtgacttttcactgcttcaggacttcggctgttcggcttttctgCACTTccggacttcggaaggaggcagCACACTTTCGGCGCTGACAAGGGGAACccagctctttcgaaaagttctgcaccccttcaggcccaggccttGTACCCTCTGtgcttgtaccccctgtgcccccctgatggcggccctgattgggAGTTTCATAAACCAATGTCCGGTTCTGCTCTGTACACCAGGTATAACTTGCACTTGACTTTGGCCCCAtccatgttttaaaatgatttactagATAGTTTATAAATAAGAGCTTTTACAGCTCCCATGTTGCTCAGAAAAGATTACAGTAACAAcagcatccctatatatatatactgtaatcatAGAAAATAGCTTAGTTAAGGCAAACAATACAACAGCACCCAatcatgtataaatgcaaatatgcagaaagGGAACGTTCTGTGCTCAAAATCTTCACCTTCCAAGAATATGGAAGTCAATTATTAATCTTGGTTGGAATGTGCTCCCAGCATGTAGTGATCATTAGGAAACAAACTCTGTTATAGCTGAACATATCAGGTTGTTATTACCTTGCAGATATTTTCTGGGGCTAAGTCTGGATTGTTGCTGAATTCTCCCCCAATCTGCATATCACTCACACAGTTAATGGCATCCTTCAGCTCCGTCAGTTTCTGACTGCCCAGAACCAACACAGTTTGATAGGGTTTGTAGTCCTTGTgctgtaaaacaaaataacacaattGGTagaagaatcctgctgaaaaaggcagaatcctggatttggtgcattcctaaatcTAATACTGTATCATCGGACTAAAGGGCTGTGCAGTCTTCCAGTCCTTGCATATTCCATAAATCTTGATTAATACCAATAAATGCACTTTACATAAACTTCAAATGGAAAGAGTTTGCCGCTGCAATATGGCAGCCATCAGAACAGTAAGTGATGGAACAGGATACATCAGGTATAGGCAAGGGAAACAACCCACAGGCAGGCTTAAGCACATACAGTTCAAGCTTGGCTCTACCTCTTTTAGCATTTTCCCAATGACAACAACTACTTGGACAAGTTCTAGCAGACCGCAATGAGAATTTAGTAGCGAATATTCAGGTTAGATTGCCATCTAGCCTCAcccctttttaaatgtattttattatgacaatttatatttaattctatGGCAAAAATAAGCAGTAGGGCTAACGCCCCACAAGGCTATTTCGTCACCTGCATAGTGAAAACAGAGAAACATCCCaaaatatgttgttgttttttttaacacactggagctcatttatcaacactgggcaaatttgtgtaacaatacatatatacagatgtgggatccattatctggaaacccattatacagaaagctctgaattaaggaaaaggATATCTCCcctcgactccattttatccaaataactcacatttttaaaaatgatttcctttttctctgtaataataaaacagaagcttgtacttgatccaaactaagatataattaatccttattggaagcaaaaccagcctatttggtttatttaatgtttatatgattttctagtagacttaaagtatgaagatccaaattatggaaaaatcccttctccggaaaacccctggtcccgagcattctaaagaacaggtcccatacctgtatttgtataataacccttggcaaccaatcagattgttgtatccattgttctgcttgcagctggctttaaaaagctcatcactaattggatgctatgggtaactgtccatgggcaaattttcccagtgttgataaatgagccctactgatTTATGTAGTAGTTGTTTCCTACTTTTCACTTACAATATTAAACTTTAGCATTCAACTGTGGtttatgaaagtggtttattcTGGTATGTTTAGGCCAGACAGAAACAATACTAACATTTCGAAAAATGACTGGATACACAATATTCAGAGTAAGCACCAATTCACCCTCATCTACCAGATCTGCTGCATCCTCAGGTTTTTTTCCTACTGCATGAAATTCCTAGAAAAAACAAGAACATGAATGACTCAAATGATATCATATCTCAATAGATATTACCTAGCAAGAAGATTAGCGAAGTGCAGATAAACAATCATAAATCAAATGGCGGAACCTTGAAAGGATATATAATTATAGGATGCCATTGcacaaaatgaatttaaagggatcctgtcatcagaaaacatgtttttttcaaaacgcatcagtaaatagtgctactccagcagaattctgcactgaaatccattcctcaaaagaacaaacagatttttttatccagACCAACCCATTGCATTTCACTTATTTAAAACAATCAGCAACACTTTTACACCCCACCATTTAAAGGAgacccatcaccccaaaaaaatattcaaaatcctgttttatcacgttagtcaagcaaaaatgaactttaatgacactatataaattatttgaatcttgtttcctccagtctggaattcataattacagcaagcaagcaggagccattttgaggacactgttactttgtgcaccagaatgggggacctgatgtccatccccatgcactggatacacaattaaatggtgaagaaaacaggggaatgtgtggagagcagtgacatctaggaagtgctgaatggaaggtGAAAGTGTGGCTAAGGCATAGATGAGGGGCAGATAATAGTTGTTGACagccgagatttttaaatgcttacaacagctatggatgctttaataaaaaatagaaattggatttcatgtttaatttgaaaaggacttttataatacagctttttgtgtctgggtgacaggtccactttaacatgaTAGAAGAAGACTtttatatcttttcttttttgcttgttttatttTTGGGGGACAATGGTCATGACcacaaagaaaattatttttctatcctaaagatgaaaaataaaataaaaaggcaccAGCTCATGAAGGAAGGTTTCTTGTCTGCATGCACGTTCAACAATAAGTGTTTCTCTGCGTCGATCAACTATCTTCTTCCGAATCCTGTATAAGGGAAACAAAAAGTGTTAGTTTACCTTTGGCAGTGGGGCCAATCAATTCTCACTGCTGCATTTCGAAGCAATCATTTCTTGACATGCACCAGCAGGTTCAAGGCAATTGCATACACAAGTTGAAGAGAAAAttcccagtattttttttttgaacatctGCCAAGCTGGAAAGTGATGGGAACAGCCCTATTTGCCATTGCTCTTAAATAGTATGCCAAACTTAAAAACTGTTTTTGACATACTGAGAATATATCTAATTCCAATAaacttccaatatacattcattaaaatttcAGTCAGGTCTCCTCAATGTCTCCTAaatagctggcttctgctacattgtttcaagaggcaGAGCCCGCAGATCAGAGAATAAAAGGGACCAGACAGATACtactttcaactgcaattgcatttacaaataattataaGACCACTAAAAACtattaacatatacaggtatgggaccggttatccagaatgctcgggacctggggttgtccacataacagatctttccataatttggatcttcataccttaagtctactataaaatcatgtaaacattgaaaaaacccaataggctggttttgtttccaataaggattaattatatcttagttgggatcaagtacaagctactgttttattattacggagaaaaaggaaatcaattttagaaatctgaattattagattataattaagtctatgggagatggcttttctttaattcgggtttccagataacatacctgtactggaaaacAGTATACAGTTAgacccataaatatttggacatagacaacttttttccaattttagttctgtacattaccacagtgaattttaaatgaaacaactcagatgcagttgaactgcagactttcagctttaaatcAGTGggctcctgggttgctttggctgtatgttttgggtcattgtccatctgtattatgaaacgcctcccaatcaatttgactgcatttagctggatttgagcagacagtgtctctgaacacctcagaattcattcagctgcttctgttctgtgtcacatcatggataaacattagtgtcccagtgccactggcagccatgcacatgTTCCACCCCTTCTCCATacctttttcttgccatcattctggtaaaggttgatcttggtttcatctgtccaaagaatgcttttccagaactgtgctggcttttttagatgtttttagcaaagtccaaagaccttgcagtgcacccttcTGTATTTAgtttcatacagtcttctctttatggtagacttgaatatcgatacgcctacctcatggagagtggtgttcacttgtttggtgattctgaaggggtttctcttcaccatggaaatgattctgtgatcatccaccactgttgtcttctgtggacgtccaggtcttttcacaagtgctttctttctcaggatgtaccaaactgtagattttgccactcctaatattgtagcaatttctctgatggttttttttctgtttttgcagcttaaggatggcttgtttcacctgcatgcagagctcctttgaccacatgtctGTTCAcaacaaaatcttccacatacaagcacccccctcaaatcaactccagggctcaTCATGAATACCTAATTCAATTTAATTATTACCTACATACAAATTGCATTTAAATATCTGAATGCTGAGCTTTGCTGACCTTGGACTAGTTTTGTTCTAGGGTTATTATGGCAATTCCCTCACTCTGCATCAAGTATGTCATGAATTAATACTGTATTGAATTAAACAGTCTACTGATGCAACAGTTGGCAAAAAaccagcacccaaccctaacctgccctctcCCAACCCAAAACTATAACAACCTGGTGCGTCAGGATTACTTACATACCCGCAGGAGTGCGATTAGGAATAGGCAATGGCCCTGGGAACGAAGAGGATTCAGAGAGAGCAGACATCACAGGTGGGGTGAGGATGTGGACACCTCCCCATGACTTGCTTAAAGAGTATTATGCCAGGCCAACCGGAACCACAGGTATAAACATTTCATCAAAGACAAATCTGACACATAATTGACTTACGTAAAGCAGAGTTAAATAGCTGCATAAATAGAATACAGTGGGAGCTGTCATAGTGTGGATTCTCCCACTGACTTTCTCCTGATAGAAATATGTGGAGAAGGTAAGTTATGTACTCCAAATTCACTGCTTCCTCTGATGCACCACacaacagggcagatttatcaagggtcgaattgaaaattcgaattttcaattttttttttatggtcaaaactgtcaaattcgactagggtgTTATCCAAACTCAatgcgagtttttttaaaaattcaaattcgattttcgagatttatcatactctggtcctttaagaatgcGAAATTAAActattcgcctcctaaaaccgaattgctgtttaagtcaatgggagggatcaatttggacattcaagttttttcggagaaaaaaactagaatcgagttttgattcaaactcgattcgagttttcgggtcgtttcaattcgtccgagttggaaaaatgtgattttattaataaatttcgaatggtcgaattttgaatttatgggagttttaaaaaatatgtataataaagtgCATACCCCAGAGTCAGAAGGCTGTTGTCCTCTGGGATATTCTCGGGATCTTCTTCTTCATTCTCACTGCATTTTAATGCATCCACTCTGAAAAGACAAAAAGGAGATTATATTTAAACTGGTTAATGAAAAGCAGTTGACCCAAATACTGTACCTACAGATAAATTAAAAC from Xenopus laevis strain J_2021 chromosome 1S, Xenopus_laevis_v10.1, whole genome shotgun sequence harbors:
- the snapc3.S gene encoding snRNA-activating protein complex subunit 3 isoform X2 — protein: MGKVARVDALKCSENEEEDPENIPEDNSLLTLGIRKKIVDRRRETLIVERACRQETFLHELEFHAVGKKPEDAADLVDEGELVLTLNIVYPVIFRNHKDYKPYQTVLVLGSQKLTELKDAINCVSDMQIGGEFSNNPDLAPENICKDLFKSAFFHFEGVFYSDLRYPECRDISSTTIEWAESRDRGYGKFQSAKMEDYTFNDLHLKIGYPYLYCHQGDCEHVITVTDIRLIHHEDCLDRTLYPLLIKRHWFWTRKCSVCLMYTARWVTVNDEHAPDDPCFFCDVCFKMLHYDTDGNKLGEFLAHPYVDPGIFN